From Bacillus sp. Bos-x628, the proteins below share one genomic window:
- a CDS encoding cysteine desulfurase — translation MNIKDVREQFPILHQQVNGHDLVYLDSAATSQKPRVVIDALNEYYRSYNSNVHRGVHTLGTKATDAYEGAREKVRAFIRASSVQEIIFTRGATTALNTVAMSYARANLKEGDEIVMTHMEHHANIIPWQQAAKATGATLKYIPLQKDGTLSLEDVKQTITHHTKIVAVTHVSNVLGTINPIKEIAKIAHDHGAIIVVDGAQSTPHMQINVQELDCDFFAFSGHKMCGPTGIGVLYGKKDLLNNMEPAEFGGEMIDFVDLYDSTWKELPWKFEAGTPIIAGAVGLGKAIDFLNEIGMDEISRYEQQLASYALERFKELEGAVVYGPEHRAGLVTFNLDDVHPHDASTVLDSEGVAIRAGHHCAQPLMKWLGVSATARASFYIYNTEEEIDELIAALRKTKEYFTNVF, via the coding sequence ATGAATATCAAAGACGTTCGTGAGCAATTTCCAATTCTTCATCAGCAAGTGAACGGGCATGATTTGGTGTATTTGGACAGTGCGGCTACTTCTCAAAAGCCAAGAGTTGTGATTGATGCATTGAATGAGTATTACCGGTCTTATAACTCGAACGTCCATAGAGGTGTTCATACCCTTGGCACGAAAGCAACGGATGCATACGAGGGTGCAAGAGAAAAAGTTCGTGCATTCATACGTGCTTCCTCTGTCCAAGAAATCATTTTTACAAGAGGAGCAACAACGGCTCTTAATACGGTTGCGATGAGTTATGCAAGAGCGAACCTTAAAGAAGGCGATGAGATTGTGATGACGCATATGGAGCATCATGCGAATATCATCCCTTGGCAGCAGGCAGCGAAAGCAACGGGCGCAACATTAAAATATATTCCATTACAGAAAGACGGTACGTTATCACTTGAAGATGTGAAACAAACGATCACACATCATACGAAAATTGTGGCTGTCACACATGTCTCAAACGTATTAGGAACCATTAACCCGATTAAAGAAATCGCCAAAATCGCTCACGATCATGGGGCGATCATAGTGGTGGATGGTGCTCAAAGCACACCGCACATGCAAATCAATGTTCAAGAGCTAGATTGCGACTTTTTCGCTTTTTCTGGGCATAAAATGTGTGGACCGACGGGAATTGGTGTGCTTTATGGGAAGAAAGATCTTTTGAATAATATGGAGCCTGCCGAGTTTGGTGGTGAAATGATCGACTTTGTGGATCTGTACGATTCCACTTGGAAAGAGCTTCCGTGGAAATTTGAAGCGGGTACGCCGATCATCGCAGGAGCAGTTGGACTTGGAAAAGCGATTGATTTCTTAAATGAGATCGGTATGGATGAGATAAGCCGTTATGAGCAACAGCTTGCGTCTTATGCGCTTGAGCGCTTTAAGGAACTAGAAGGTGCGGTTGTGTATGGTCCGGAGCATCGAGCTGGTCTTGTGACGTTTAACTTAGATGACGTTCATCCGCATGATGCGTCAACTGTACTTGATTCGGAAGGTGTGGCCATTCGTGCTGGTCATCATTGTGCGCAGCCGCTCATGAAATGGCTTGGCGTATCAGCGACGGCAAGAGCGAGCTTCTATATTTACAATACAGAAGAAGAGATTGACGAGCTCATTGCAGCGCTCCGTAAGACAAAGGAGTATTTTACGAATGTCTTTTAA
- the sufU gene encoding Fe-S cluster assembly sulfur transfer protein SufU has product MSFNVNLDTLYRQVIMDHYKNPRNKGVLNDSIVVDMNNPTCGDRIRLTMKIEDQQVKDAKFEGEGCSISMASASMMTQAIKGKDIATALKMSRIFSDMMQGKEYDDSIDLGDIEALQGVAKFPARIKCATLSWKALEKGASAEDNGKS; this is encoded by the coding sequence ATGTCTTTTAATGTAAATTTAGATACACTGTACAGACAAGTGATTATGGATCATTATAAAAATCCGAGAAACAAAGGTGTGCTAAACGACAGCATTGTAGTCGATATGAACAACCCGACATGTGGTGATCGCATTCGTTTAACAATGAAAATTGAAGATCAGCAGGTCAAGGATGCGAAATTTGAGGGGGAAGGATGCTCGATTTCAATGGCATCTGCCTCGATGATGACGCAGGCGATAAAAGGGAAAGATATTGCAACAGCCTTAAAAATGTCTCGGATTTTTTCAGATATGATGCAAGGTAAAGAATACGACGATTCCATTGATCTTGGCGACATTGAGGCGCTGCAAGGAGTAGCGAAATTCCCAGCACGCATCAAATGTGCAACATTATCATGGAAGGCGCTTGAAAAAGGCGCATCTGCCGAAGATAACGGCAAATCATAA